The Campylobacter concisus genome contains the following window.
TGCATGAACCGATAAATGCTTGATCAATGGCTAAATCGTCACGAACCGCTTGTCTTACGCTCTTGCCGTTGCTTGGCAAAAATGGATATGCGATGACTGGATCAAGGTTTGTGACATCGATCTCTAAAATTTTGTCGTATTTTGCACCCTCGTCTGAGTAGAAAAATTTTGGTTTATCGCGTAAATTTTTATCTTTTAAAAACTCTTTTGTGATCTCATCAACCGCGATGATACCGCTCTTTGCACCAGCTTCGATCGCCATATTACACATTGAAAATCTATCATCCATGCTAAGGCCCTCTATTACCTCACCGCTAAACTCAAGCGCCTTGTAAAGTGCGCCATCAACGCCTATTTGGCGGATGATCTCAAGGATAAGATCCTTGCCATAAACGTGCTTATCAAGCTTGCCTTTAAAGACGACCTTGATACTCTCAGGCACTTTAAACCAGTTTTTACCAGTGATCATCGCATAAGCTAGGTCGGTGCTACCCATGCCGGTGCTAAATGCTCCAAGAGCGCCGTGTGTACAGGTGTGGCTGTCTGCGCCGATGATGACGTCACCTGGGATGACTAGCCCTTTTTCAGGCAAAAGCGCATGCTCGATGCCCATATCTTTTTCATCAAAATAGTTTTTAAGGTCGTGTTTGTAGGCAAATTCGCGTGAAATTTTGGCTTGATTTGCGCTTAGGATATCTTTTGTCGGGATGTAGTGATCCATAACGATGGCAAAGCCGTCTGGGTTGGCTAGCTTTTTAGCGCCACTTCGCTCAAACTGCTTGATCGAAATAGGCGTCGTGATATCGTTGCCTATGATCATATCGATCTTGCTTTCGATGATCTCTCCAGCACTTACCTCTTTGCCAACGTGATCTGAAAATATTTTCTCGGTGATAGTTTGTTTCATAAATTTCCTTTAAATTTTTGAGGCGATTTTAACGAAAATTGCTAAATTTAAAGAAAATTTACTAAGCCAAAAGGCCTAGTAAATTTAGAATTTAACGCTAGCGGTCAGCATAAACTGGCGAGCATAGCCCGGTTGTATCGGTATGATATTAGCATCCGTACCAGTCGATGATGAGGTGTAGTATAGTTTATCGGTTAAGTTTTTGATGTTAAAGGCAAAATTCGTCTCGTAGCCCGCAATCTTGGTATCGTAGCTGATGAAAGCATCGTAGATAACCGCACTATCCATCTTGAATGCCGTTCCTGCTGGCACGGCCGGTAGATTCGTCCTCATATAGTATGTATACCACGAGCCAAAATATCTAGCTCCACCGCCGATCCTTAGGCCTTTTGCGCCTAGGTGGCTAAAGTCGTAGTTAGCAAAGAGGCTGGCTTGGTGCTTAGGCGTGGCTTCTAGCGGTTTGCCCACTAGCACGGTAAATGCGCCGCTATCCTTGCGCACCTCGGTTTTAGTATATGCGTAGCTAGCGCCTACGCTTAGCCCTTGCGTCACGCGGCCGTTAAAGTCAAACTCAAATCCTCTCGAGCGCACCTCGCCCACGGGCGTACTTACGCTATTTACGGTGCGCATGATGTTTTTCTTATCGATGTTAAAGACCGCCGCACTAGCCGTTATACTGTCGTTTTGAAATTTAGTTCCAAACTCTATGCTTTTGCCTTCTTCGGGCTTTATGTCGCCGATGTCGTCGCCGCTGATCGCCATTTGCGGATTAAAGCTCTGCGCGTAGTTGGCGTAAACCGACCACTCCGGCGTTAGCAGGTATAAAAGCCCCGTCTGCCACGTAAATTTGCCGTCTTGTTGATCGGTTGTGTTTGGTCCGCTAGTCGTGCCGCGCGCGACTTGGTCGTAGTACTCGTATCTAACGCCCAAAGAGTAGATCAAATTTTGGGTCAAATTTATACTATCTTGCGCGTAAAATCCGATCGTTCTTAGCTTTTGATACTGGATGCTGGAGGCTCTATCGGACGGATAGGCGACCGTGCCATAGACTGGACTGTAGATATTTATCGGGAAGTTTCTGTGCGTCGTGCCGGAACTGTAGCTGTTTAGCGCGCCGGGTCTATAGCGGTAGTACTCCTTTGCGTCGATACCAAATAGCAAGTTGTGCTCTATCTCGCCCGTTTGCACGTAACCGTTTAAATTTAACGACCCCGCGTGCGTGCGGTGGATAAATCCGTCATACGCCTCGTTTCGTCTAGCCGCAACGCCGGTGTTTAAATTTACGTTCATTAGCCTGATGTGCCCGTATTCGTGCTTGGAGCGCGAATACGCATAAGCGCCGCGCAGTAGCCAGTCCTCGCCGATATTTTTTTCAAAATTTACGTCCACCGTGTCGAGTCTGGTTTTTAGTTTATTAAACGGCTCGTCAAGGCGCCTTTTCTTATCTATCGGCAGTAGTTTGCCCGTGCTTGGAATGAGATACATGCCGCGGTCGATCGGATCGGTCGAGCGCGTGTGCGTATAGGCTAAATTTATGCGGTAATCATCGCCCTTATACGAGAGCGAAGGCGCAAAGAGGACGTTTTTATATTCGCCAAACTCCCTCCAGTAGTCTTTTTGCATGGCGTCGAATATAAATCTATACGCAAAGCCGCTATCAGCGATCGGTCCCGTGGTATCAAAGCCCGCGTTCCAGTAGTTTCGGTTGCCGATACCTGCCCAAATTTCGTTTGAGAAGTCGTATTTTGGCTTTTTAGTGACCATATTTATGATGCCGCCGGGCTCTTGCGCGCCGTAGAGCAGGCTAGCCGGGCCTTTTAGCACCTCGACGCTTTCTACCGTTTTGTTAAAGCTATGCATGACGCTAGCAGGTACGCCGTTTCGCATGATCGAGCCGTCGCGTCCGCCGCCAAAGCCTCTTTTGATGATCGAGTCAAAGATACCGCCAGTGGTGTTTCCGTAGCTAACTCCGCTCACGTTTTGAAGGCTCTCGGCTAGAGTCTCTGGCTTTTTATCTTTTAGTTGCTGCTGGGTTACGACGTTTACCGTTTGTGGGATCTCTAAAATAGGCGTATTTGTTTTGCCCACTTCGCTGGTTTTGGCGCGGTATCCGTCGTCCGCGCTATCTTCAACGCTGATACCATCTAAGCTTACATCAGTAGCATTTAAAGCAGAAATGGCAAAACAAAGCACCGCATTAATGCGAAATTTATTCATTTATCATCCCTTAAAAAATTTTTAATATTATAAAAATAGTTATCATTATATAAAAATATATTTTAAATTTTTATGAAAAAAATTTACGAAAAATTTATATTTTAATAACATTACAAATAAAACATTTGGAAAAAATTAAACATGGATCAGAAAACAGATTTTTACTATTCTGTCACAAAAAGTGATGAAGCACTTGTTAAAATATTTTTGCAACATTTCTGATATAATCTTTAGTATGAAGTACGCACATTTAGTTCAAATAGCAAATTATTTATCAAATTTTACAAAGATAAACCAAGCAAAACGCATTAATGATATGGCTATTTTAATCGAATTTAATGGCGAGAAGATCATCTTTGATCTAAACAAATCAAACTCTGCGATCTATAAAGATGATGAGCAAAAAGAAGCAAAAATTTATCAAGCGCCTTTTGATAATGTGCTAAAAAAGCGTTTTAACGCCTCGCATATAAAAAGCGTTGAGTGCCTAAAAAACAATAGAATTTTAAAATTTATCTGCACACAAAGCGGTTCATATAAAAGTGAAAATTTTATCCTCTATCTTGAATTTACGGGTCGCTTTACAAATGCTGTGATAACTGATGAAAACAATGTGATAATTGAGGCATTAAGGCACATCGATAATAGCTACCGAAAAATAGAAACTGGCGAAATTTTAAAAGAACTGCCAGCCATCGAGATAAAAGAAAGGCCGTGTGAGCAAATAACGGACTTTGAGGCGTTTTTTAAAAGCGAAGCAGCTAGAGTAAATGAGTCCAGGATAGCCGGGCTAAAAGAGACAAAGCTAGCCAGCGTGCAAAAAAAGATAGATAGCATGAGTGAAATTTTAAACTCGCTTGAAGACAAAGATGAACTAATGAAAAAAAGCGAGGAGGCTTCGAATTTAGGATCGCTTTTGCTTGCAAATTTGGGAAATTTTAAGGGCTATGAGAGGGAAATTTGCCTGAAAGATTTTGATGGCAACGAGATAAAACTAACTCTTAGCGATACACCAAAAAACAGCGCAAATGAATTTTACACAAGATCAAAAAAATTTCGTGCAAAAGCCATTGGCGTGGAGATAGAAAAGAGAAATTTAAGCGAAAAGATCGAGTTTTTAGAAGGGCTAAAGTCACTTCTAAAAGAGGCAAAAAGTGCTTACGAACTTGAAATTTTAAGTCCAAAAAATAAGGCAAAACAAAGAGAGAGGCACATAAAAGATGTAAGCGAAAATGCTGAAATTTTTTACGTTAGAGAGTTTAAAATTTTAGTTGGTAGAAATGAAAAAGGCAATATAAATTTGCTTGATCTTGCCAAAAAAGACGATATATGGTTACATCTAAAGGATAGCCCAAGCGCCCACGTCATCATCAAGACAAACAAGAGTAGGGTGCCTGAAGATGTGCTAGAAATGGCAGCTAAATTCTGCGTGGAATTTAGTGTAAAGGGAGCTGGCAGGTACGAGGTAGACTACACTAAGCGTGAAAATTTAAAACGTGAAAACGGTGCAAATGTCACTTATACGAACTATAAAACTATCATCATAAATAAAGGCTAAAAAATGGCTGTAACACCTTTAGGAAATAGTAACTTTATAAATCAAAACGCACCAGTAGTATCGCAAGTGCATGCAAATCAACAAGCCAGATTTGATATGCAATCTTTGATGGCAGCTGAGCTTGCCTCGCAACAAAGTGAAGAGATCAAAGAGGTGCGTCCGATGGA
Protein-coding sequences here:
- the leuC gene encoding 3-isopropylmalate dehydratase large subunit, which codes for MKQTITEKIFSDHVGKEVSAGEIIESKIDMIIGNDITTPISIKQFERSGAKKLANPDGFAIVMDHYIPTKDILSANQAKISREFAYKHDLKNYFDEKDMGIEHALLPEKGLVIPGDVIIGADSHTCTHGALGAFSTGMGSTDLAYAMITGKNWFKVPESIKVVFKGKLDKHVYGKDLILEIIRQIGVDGALYKALEFSGEVIEGLSMDDRFSMCNMAIEAGAKSGIIAVDEITKEFLKDKNLRDKPKFFYSDEGAKYDKILEIDVTNLDPVIAYPFLPSNGKSVRQAVRDDLAIDQAFIGSCTNGRLSDLRIAAQILKGKKVARKTRLIITPATQKIARAAEKEGLIDIFIEAGAVVSNPTCGACLGGYMGILGANERCISTTNRNFVGRMGDRTSEIYLANSAVVAASAIAGKIADPRDL
- a CDS encoding TonB-dependent siderophore receptor, translated to MNKFRINAVLCFAISALNATDVSLDGISVEDSADDGYRAKTSEVGKTNTPILEIPQTVNVVTQQQLKDKKPETLAESLQNVSGVSYGNTTGGIFDSIIKRGFGGGRDGSIMRNGVPASVMHSFNKTVESVEVLKGPASLLYGAQEPGGIINMVTKKPKYDFSNEIWAGIGNRNYWNAGFDTTGPIADSGFAYRFIFDAMQKDYWREFGEYKNVLFAPSLSYKGDDYRINLAYTHTRSTDPIDRGMYLIPSTGKLLPIDKKRRLDEPFNKLKTRLDTVDVNFEKNIGEDWLLRGAYAYSRSKHEYGHIRLMNVNLNTGVAARRNEAYDGFIHRTHAGSLNLNGYVQTGEIEHNLLFGIDAKEYYRYRPGALNSYSSGTTHRNFPINIYSPVYGTVAYPSDRASSIQYQKLRTIGFYAQDSINLTQNLIYSLGVRYEYYDQVARGTTSGPNTTDQQDGKFTWQTGLLYLLTPEWSVYANYAQSFNPQMAISGDDIGDIKPEEGKSIEFGTKFQNDSITASAAVFNIDKKNIMRTVNSVSTPVGEVRSRGFEFDFNGRVTQGLSVGASYAYTKTEVRKDSGAFTVLVGKPLEATPKHQASLFANYDFSHLGAKGLRIGGGARYFGSWYTYYMRTNLPAVPAGTAFKMDSAVIYDAFISYDTKIAGYETNFAFNIKNLTDKLYYTSSSTGTDANIIPIQPGYARQFMLTASVKF
- a CDS encoding NFACT RNA binding domain-containing protein; translated protein: MKYAHLVQIANYLSNFTKINQAKRINDMAILIEFNGEKIIFDLNKSNSAIYKDDEQKEAKIYQAPFDNVLKKRFNASHIKSVECLKNNRILKFICTQSGSYKSENFILYLEFTGRFTNAVITDENNVIIEALRHIDNSYRKIETGEILKELPAIEIKERPCEQITDFEAFFKSEAARVNESRIAGLKETKLASVQKKIDSMSEILNSLEDKDELMKKSEEASNLGSLLLANLGNFKGYEREICLKDFDGNEIKLTLSDTPKNSANEFYTRSKKFRAKAIGVEIEKRNLSEKIEFLEGLKSLLKEAKSAYELEILSPKNKAKQRERHIKDVSENAEIFYVREFKILVGRNEKGNINLLDLAKKDDIWLHLKDSPSAHVIIKTNKSRVPEDVLEMAAKFCVEFSVKGAGRYEVDYTKRENLKRENGANVTYTNYKTIIINKG